The Nocardioides sp. S-1144 genome includes a region encoding these proteins:
- a CDS encoding serine/threonine-protein kinase gives MAHFPSVGEEFGGYRITRQLGRGGMGVVFAAEQRGLGRTVALKVLSPEFAEQPDYRARFAREATVLARLDSPHVIAIFDHGEQDGCLYIATQYVGGGDLSDAIRRHGPVPAVEAATIAEQMAWALRDSHAAGVVHRDLKPSNVLLRGVGSETYAYLCDFGIAQDRTPGNTVTGAVAGTFAYLAPERLRGEPATAAADIYALGCVLWTMVVGSAPYAGSDVQIGMSHLNAPVPRLVDDSPVARAVNDVLQRALAKEPGRRYPDAGAMRADLRELARVAGAPHPPLRPFPTAAPSWPPAPPSAPSSAPAAAAAAAAAAAAARPSHPGPPSHPSRPSQPSLASQSSAPGAPWLPPPPSFAGPPPPRKRRTGLIVAGVVAAVVTVVGGVAVAVVANGGGGDPVADPTGSTSTSTTSSTAPTSPTTTAPTTPVAPTTTETVDPPEPPPEPRKTPTPTYPDVPAASGVQIELGAASLRAPSGWGTIDRGIVQDGVGARDYGDTEGYYSSVFIRRSEPVIPITSPELLEIAAEAAVENLDEADDTIELKFSGLMPRAWLDGERAVRIRASYFSTKDNLSFTEETWFAQRGTYLYRVTFQHSRSDSQAARRGQIDPMVVSFRWR, from the coding sequence GTGGCGCACTTCCCCTCGGTGGGCGAGGAGTTCGGCGGGTACCGGATCACCCGCCAGCTCGGCCGGGGTGGCATGGGCGTCGTGTTCGCCGCCGAGCAGCGCGGCCTGGGCCGCACGGTCGCCCTCAAGGTGCTCTCCCCCGAGTTCGCCGAGCAGCCCGACTACCGGGCCCGGTTCGCCCGCGAGGCCACCGTGCTGGCCCGCCTGGACTCCCCGCACGTCATCGCGATCTTCGACCACGGCGAGCAGGACGGCTGCCTCTACATCGCCACCCAGTACGTCGGCGGCGGCGACCTGAGCGACGCGATCCGCCGCCACGGACCGGTGCCCGCGGTCGAGGCCGCGACGATCGCCGAGCAGATGGCCTGGGCGCTGCGCGACTCGCACGCGGCCGGCGTCGTCCACCGCGACCTCAAGCCCAGCAACGTGCTGCTGCGCGGCGTCGGCTCGGAGACCTACGCCTACCTGTGCGACTTCGGCATCGCCCAGGACCGCACCCCCGGCAACACGGTCACCGGCGCGGTCGCCGGCACCTTCGCCTACCTGGCCCCGGAGCGGCTGCGCGGCGAGCCCGCCACCGCCGCCGCCGACATCTACGCCCTCGGCTGCGTGCTCTGGACGATGGTGGTCGGGTCCGCGCCGTACGCCGGCAGCGACGTCCAGATCGGCATGAGCCACCTCAACGCACCGGTCCCGCGGCTGGTCGACGACTCCCCCGTGGCCCGCGCCGTCAACGACGTCCTGCAGCGCGCGCTCGCCAAGGAGCCGGGCCGCCGCTACCCCGACGCCGGCGCGATGCGCGCCGACCTGCGCGAGCTCGCGCGGGTCGCCGGGGCGCCGCACCCGCCGCTGCGTCCGTTCCCGACCGCCGCCCCGTCCTGGCCGCCGGCGCCACCCTCGGCTCCGTCCTCGGCTCCGGCCGCGGCGGCGGCCGCGGCGGCGGCCGCGGCGGCGGCGAGGCCGAGCCACCCCGGTCCGCCGAGCCACCCCAGCCGGCCGAGCCAGCCGAGCCTGGCCAGCCAGTCGTCGGCGCCGGGTGCGCCGTGGCTGCCGCCGCCCCCGTCCTTCGCCGGCCCGCCGCCGCCCCGCAAGCGCCGCACCGGCCTCATCGTGGCCGGCGTGGTGGCCGCCGTCGTCACGGTGGTCGGCGGCGTCGCCGTGGCCGTGGTGGCCAACGGCGGTGGCGGCGACCCGGTGGCGGACCCGACCGGGTCGACCTCGACCAGCACGACCAGCTCGACCGCCCCGACGTCGCCCACGACCACCGCCCCCACCACGCCGGTCGCCCCGACCACGACGGAGACGGTCGACCCGCCGGAGCCGCCGCCGGAGCCGAGGAAGACCCCGACCCCGACCTACCCCGACGTGCCCGCCGCCTCCGGCGTGCAGATCGAGCTCGGGGCGGCGTCGCTGCGGGCGCCCTCGGGGTGGGGCACCATCGACCGGGGCATCGTGCAGGACGGCGTCGGCGCGCGCGACTACGGCGACACCGAGGGCTACTACTCCTCGGTCTTCATCCGGCGCAGCGAGCCCGTCATCCCCATCACCTCGCCCGAGCTGCTCGAGATCGCGGCCGAGGCAGCCGTCGAGAACCTCGACGAGGCCGACGACACCATCGAGCTCAAGTTCAGCGGTCTCATGCCGCGGGCCTGGCTCGACGGCGAGCGCGCGGTGCGCATCCGCGCGTCGTACTTCTCGACCAAGGACAACCTGTCGTTCACCGAGGAGACGTGGTTCGCCCAGCGCGGCACGTACCTCTACCGCGTGACCTTCCAGCACAGCCGGTCGGACTCGCAGGCCGCCCGCCGCGGCCAGATCGACCCGATGGTCGTCTCCTTCCGCTGGCGCTGA
- the groL gene encoding chaperonin GroEL (60 kDa chaperone family; promotes refolding of misfolded polypeptides especially under stressful conditions; forms two stacked rings of heptamers to form a barrel-shaped 14mer; ends can be capped by GroES; misfolded proteins enter the barrel where they are refolded when GroES binds) — MPKLIAFNEEARRGLERGMNTLADAVKVTLGPKGRNVVLEKKWGAPTITNDGVSIAKEIELEDPYEKIGAELVKEVAKKTDDVAGDGTTTATVLAQAMVREGLRNVAAGANPMGLKRGIEAAVVAVAEQLQAMAKEVETREQIAATATISAGGDTTVGDAIAEAMDKVGKEGVITVEESNTFGIDLELTEGMRFDKGYISAYFVTDPERMETVLEDPYVLIANSKVSNVKDLLPLLEKVMQSGKPLLIIAEDVDGEALSTLVVNKIRGTFKSVAVKAPGFGDRRKAMLQDIAILTGGQVISEEVGLKLETAGVELLGQARKVVITKDETTIVEGAGDQGQIEGRVNQIRAEIEKSDSDYDREKLQERLAKLAGGVAVIKVGAATEVELKERKHRIEDAVRNAKAAVEEGIVAGGGVALVQAAATAFDKLDLVGDEATGANIVRVATSAPLKQIAINAGLEGGVVAEKVANLTAGHGLNAATGDYVDMIAEGIIDPAKVTRSALQNAASIAALFLTTEAVVADKPEKAAPMGGDPSGGMGGMDF; from the coding sequence ATGCCCAAGCTGATTGCTTTCAACGAGGAGGCCCGGCGCGGCCTCGAGCGTGGCATGAACACGCTCGCCGACGCCGTCAAGGTCACTCTCGGTCCCAAGGGCCGCAACGTCGTGCTCGAGAAGAAGTGGGGTGCCCCCACGATCACCAACGACGGTGTGAGCATCGCCAAGGAGATCGAGCTCGAGGACCCCTACGAGAAGATCGGCGCCGAGCTGGTCAAGGAGGTCGCGAAGAAGACCGACGACGTCGCCGGCGACGGCACGACGACGGCCACCGTGCTGGCCCAGGCGATGGTCCGCGAGGGCCTGCGCAACGTGGCCGCCGGCGCGAACCCGATGGGTCTCAAGCGTGGCATCGAGGCCGCCGTCGTGGCGGTCGCCGAGCAGCTGCAGGCCATGGCCAAGGAGGTCGAGACCCGCGAGCAGATCGCGGCCACGGCCACCATCTCCGCCGGTGGCGACACCACCGTCGGTGACGCCATCGCCGAGGCGATGGACAAGGTCGGCAAGGAGGGCGTGATCACGGTCGAGGAGTCGAACACCTTCGGGATCGACCTCGAGCTCACCGAGGGCATGCGCTTCGACAAGGGCTACATCTCGGCCTACTTCGTCACCGACCCCGAGCGCATGGAGACCGTGCTGGAGGACCCCTACGTCCTCATCGCCAACTCCAAGGTCAGCAACGTCAAGGACCTGCTGCCGCTGCTCGAGAAGGTCATGCAGTCCGGCAAGCCGCTGCTGATCATCGCCGAGGACGTCGACGGCGAGGCGCTGTCCACGCTGGTCGTGAACAAGATCCGTGGCACCTTCAAGTCGGTCGCCGTCAAGGCCCCCGGCTTCGGTGACCGCCGCAAGGCCATGCTGCAGGACATCGCCATCCTCACCGGTGGCCAGGTCATCTCCGAGGAGGTCGGCCTCAAGCTCGAGACCGCCGGCGTCGAGCTGCTCGGCCAGGCCCGCAAGGTCGTCATCACCAAGGACGAGACCACCATCGTCGAGGGTGCCGGCGACCAGGGCCAGATCGAGGGCCGGGTCAACCAGATCCGCGCCGAGATCGAGAAGTCCGACTCCGACTACGACCGCGAGAAGCTGCAGGAGCGCCTGGCCAAGCTGGCCGGCGGCGTTGCGGTCATCAAGGTCGGCGCGGCCACCGAGGTCGAGCTCAAGGAGCGCAAGCACCGCATCGAGGACGCCGTTCGCAACGCGAAGGCGGCCGTCGAGGAGGGCATCGTCGCCGGCGGTGGCGTGGCGCTCGTCCAGGCCGCGGCCACTGCGTTCGACAAGCTCGACCTGGTCGGCGACGAGGCCACCGGCGCGAACATCGTCCGCGTCGCGACCTCGGCCCCGCTCAAGCAGATCGCCATCAACGCCGGCCTCGAGGGCGGCGTCGTGGCGGAGAAGGTCGCCAACCTCACCGCGGGTCACGGCCTCAACGCCGCGACCGGTGACTACGTCGACATGATCGCCGAGGGCATCATCGACCCCGCCAAGGTGACGCGCTCCGCGCTGCAGAACGCCGCCTCCATCGCGGCGCTGTTCCTCACCACCGAGGCCGTCGTGGCCGACAAGCCGGAGAAGGCGGCGCCCATGGGCGGCGACCCGTCCGGCGGCATGGGCGGCATGGACTTCTGA
- a CDS encoding ATP-grasp domain-containing protein produces the protein MLDVLLVTSAGRPFGEPGHELLDAALAGLGLSSRWAVWDDPSVDWAGARLVAVRSTWDYQDRRREFLDWAERIGPALINGAAAFRWNTDKSYLLDLAGHTDLPVVPSVLAGDADAVRTAVARFGTAVVKPRVGASGVGVEVVADAAAWRPGGSGSAGPWLVQPLVDSVHTEGEQSVFVLGGRPVSQAVKRTGGHDVRVHERHGGTTTAVPLDDAAARLAVDAVAAASTRTGADLVYARVDLLHLDGRLVVSEVEVTEPGLYLPILPVNATALAAALATRL, from the coding sequence GTGCTCGACGTCCTGCTGGTGACCTCGGCCGGCCGCCCGTTCGGCGAGCCCGGTCACGAGCTCCTCGACGCCGCCCTGGCCGGGCTCGGCCTGAGCAGCCGCTGGGCCGTGTGGGACGACCCGTCCGTCGACTGGGCCGGCGCCCGCCTCGTCGCGGTGCGCTCCACCTGGGACTACCAGGACCGACGCCGGGAGTTCCTCGACTGGGCCGAACGGATCGGGCCGGCCCTCATCAACGGGGCGGCGGCGTTCCGGTGGAACACCGACAAGAGCTACCTGCTCGACCTCGCGGGGCACACCGACCTGCCCGTCGTGCCGAGCGTGCTCGCCGGCGACGCGGACGCCGTCCGGACCGCGGTCGCGCGGTTCGGCACCGCCGTGGTCAAGCCCCGGGTCGGGGCGTCCGGGGTCGGTGTCGAGGTCGTCGCGGACGCCGCCGCCTGGCGTCCCGGCGGGTCCGGCAGCGCCGGCCCGTGGCTGGTCCAGCCGCTCGTCGACTCGGTGCACACCGAGGGCGAGCAGTCGGTCTTCGTCCTCGGCGGCCGGCCGGTGTCGCAGGCCGTGAAGCGCACCGGTGGTCACGACGTCCGGGTGCACGAGCGGCACGGAGGCACCACCACCGCCGTGCCGCTCGACGACGCTGCCGCCCGGCTCGCCGTCGACGCCGTCGCGGCGGCGTCCACGCGCACCGGCGCCGACCTGGTCTACGCCCGGGTCGACCTGCTCCACCTCGACGGCCGCCTCGTCGTCAGCGAGGTCGAGGTCACCGAGCCGGGCCTGTACCTCCCGATCCTCCCGGTCAACGCGACCGCGCTCGCCGCGGCGCTCGCCACGCGCCTCTGA
- a CDS encoding SGNH/GDSL hydrolase family protein: MPSRPLTLLAATGAAGVLGGAYGARGLLARQAATARRLIGKPLGESPPDADRIWRSSYGDPLDLLLVGDSIAAGLGAERRKDTLGGRLAKGLAKRTHRAVRLRTVAVVGSESSMLAAQLATLPDGYRPDVAVVVVGGNDVTHRVPVAVSVRHLEDAVRRLRERGAEVVVGTCPDLGALRPVPQPLRALGSRASRQLATAQAAAAVRTGAHAVSLARVVGPFFITNPDEMFSLDRFHPSALGYRRTAAALLPSVLTALGLHDRVPFGHHAPTPP, from the coding sequence ATGCCGTCCCGACCACTGACCCTCCTCGCCGCCACGGGCGCCGCCGGTGTCCTCGGCGGTGCGTACGGCGCCCGCGGGCTGCTCGCCCGGCAGGCCGCGACCGCGCGCCGGCTGATCGGCAAGCCGCTGGGGGAGAGCCCGCCCGACGCCGACCGGATCTGGCGCTCGTCGTACGGGGACCCGCTCGACCTGCTCCTCGTCGGCGACTCCATCGCGGCCGGGCTCGGGGCCGAGCGCCGCAAGGACACCCTGGGCGGCCGGCTCGCGAAGGGACTGGCCAAGCGGACCCACCGTGCGGTGCGGCTGCGCACGGTGGCCGTGGTCGGCTCGGAGAGCTCGATGCTCGCCGCGCAGCTCGCCACGCTCCCGGACGGCTACCGCCCCGACGTCGCCGTCGTCGTGGTCGGCGGCAACGACGTCACCCACCGGGTGCCGGTCGCGGTGTCGGTGCGTCACCTGGAGGACGCCGTCCGCCGGCTGCGCGAGCGCGGCGCCGAGGTGGTCGTCGGCACCTGCCCAGACCTCGGCGCGCTGCGGCCGGTGCCGCAGCCGCTGCGCGCGCTCGGCTCGCGCGCGTCACGCCAGCTCGCGACGGCGCAGGCCGCCGCCGCCGTCCGCACGGGGGCGCACGCGGTGTCGCTCGCGCGGGTGGTGGGGCCGTTCTTCATCACCAACCCCGACGAGATGTTCAGCCTCGACCGGTTCCACCCCAGCGCGCTCGGCTACCGGCGCACGGCGGCCGCGCTGCTGCCCTCGGTGCTCACCGCGCTCGGCCTGCACGACCGGGTGCCGTTCGGCCACCACGCGCCGACGCCGCCCTGA
- a CDS encoding YciI family protein translates to MTTTYAILLPGDENAWEALSPDEQAAVFARHDAFSTALEARGHRITGGAELTHSRETRQVRRVGGEVVVTDGPYAETVEQLSGFYLVESDDVDDLVEVAAMLADDGDGAVEVRACQPGPDAGAADA, encoded by the coding sequence ATGACGACGACCTACGCCATCCTGCTGCCCGGCGACGAGAACGCCTGGGAGGCCCTCTCCCCCGACGAGCAGGCCGCCGTGTTCGCCCGGCACGACGCCTTCTCGACCGCCCTCGAGGCCCGCGGCCACCGGATCACCGGAGGCGCCGAGCTCACCCACTCCCGCGAGACCCGGCAGGTGCGTCGCGTCGGCGGTGAGGTCGTCGTCACCGACGGGCCCTACGCCGAGACCGTCGAGCAGCTCTCGGGCTTCTACCTCGTCGAGTCCGACGACGTCGACGACCTGGTCGAGGTGGCCGCGATGCTGGCCGACGACGGCGACGGTGCCGTCGAGGTCCGCGCCTGCCAGCCCGGGCCCGACGCGGGCGCGGCGGACGCATGA
- a CDS encoding YciI family protein, which yields MSRFLLLMAEAGHFDAWDAADDALRDRVVADFQAFDRAVRERGAVVGGEALSRPETARTVRPAGADDVRPVTAGPFAETVEQLGGFYLVDVPDLAAAVELATLLPREYAVEVRECVDVPDF from the coding sequence ATGAGCCGCTTCCTGCTGCTGATGGCCGAGGCCGGGCACTTCGACGCGTGGGACGCCGCCGACGACGCGCTGCGCGACCGGGTCGTGGCCGACTTCCAGGCCTTCGACCGGGCCGTCCGCGAGCGGGGCGCGGTGGTCGGCGGCGAGGCGTTGAGCCGGCCGGAGACCGCTCGCACCGTCCGGCCGGCCGGGGCGGACGACGTCCGCCCGGTGACGGCCGGCCCGTTCGCCGAGACCGTCGAGCAGCTCGGCGGCTTCTACCTGGTCGACGTCCCCGACCTCGCCGCCGCGGTCGAGCTCGCGACGCTGCTGCCGCGCGAGTACGCCGTCGAGGTGCGCGAGTGCGTCGACGTCCCGGACTTCTGA
- a CDS encoding RNA polymerase sigma factor: MTLERLLREEWGRLLALLVAQFRRLDLAEDALGDAFEAAARRWPDDGEPANPPAWLLVTARRRVLDRLRAEAVAHRSLPLLAVETDLVEEAGRVLADGSAPGEAGAVDERLRLVLLCAHPTLPAEHAAALTLRLVLGVPTADVARLFLVPTATMAARLTRARKRLAGASFAVPTGAALLHRVADVADIAYLAFTAGYAPGSGADVVRSEEAGEALRLVRVLREVAPDAARPDLDALLALMLLQHSRRDARVAGGALVLLPDQDRSRWKGAEIAEALDLLTPLAAGTTSTPYLLQALIAAEHAIAPTAAATDWARITGWYAELEDLTGSPVVRLNRAVAVAEADGPEAALALLAGLDLPGHRLPAVRAELLARAGRRAEARTAYDAAIGACENAAEREHLLGRRDRLDHDARPPGAAGA; encoded by the coding sequence GTGACCCTCGAGCGGCTGTTGCGCGAGGAGTGGGGCCGTCTCCTCGCCCTGCTCGTCGCGCAGTTCCGCCGCCTCGACCTGGCCGAGGACGCCCTCGGCGACGCCTTCGAGGCCGCGGCCCGGCGCTGGCCCGACGACGGCGAGCCGGCCAACCCCCCGGCGTGGCTGCTCGTCACCGCCCGACGGCGGGTCCTCGACCGGCTGCGGGCCGAGGCCGTCGCCCACCGGTCCCTGCCGCTGCTGGCCGTCGAGACCGACCTGGTCGAGGAGGCCGGGCGCGTGCTCGCCGACGGGTCGGCCCCCGGCGAGGCCGGGGCGGTCGACGAGCGGCTCCGCCTCGTGCTGCTCTGCGCCCACCCGACCCTCCCGGCCGAGCACGCCGCCGCGCTCACCCTGCGGCTGGTGCTCGGCGTCCCGACCGCCGACGTCGCCCGGCTGTTCCTCGTGCCGACCGCCACGATGGCCGCCCGGCTCACCCGGGCCCGCAAGCGGCTGGCGGGCGCGTCGTTCGCCGTGCCGACCGGCGCGGCGCTGCTGCACCGGGTCGCGGACGTCGCCGACATCGCCTACCTCGCCTTCACCGCCGGGTACGCGCCCGGGTCGGGCGCCGACGTCGTGCGGTCCGAGGAGGCCGGCGAGGCGCTCCGGCTGGTCCGCGTGCTGCGCGAGGTGGCCCCCGACGCGGCCCGGCCCGACCTCGACGCCCTCCTCGCGCTCATGCTGCTGCAGCACTCGCGGCGCGACGCGCGGGTGGCCGGCGGCGCGCTGGTGCTGCTGCCCGACCAGGACCGCAGCCGGTGGAAGGGGGCGGAGATCGCCGAGGCGCTCGACCTGCTGACCCCGCTGGCCGCGGGGACGACGTCGACGCCGTACCTGCTCCAGGCGCTGATCGCCGCCGAGCACGCGATCGCGCCCACCGCCGCCGCCACCGACTGGGCGCGCATCACCGGGTGGTACGCCGAGCTCGAGGACCTCACCGGCTCGCCGGTCGTGCGACTCAACCGGGCGGTCGCCGTCGCCGAGGCCGACGGGCCGGAGGCCGCGCTGGCCCTCCTCGCCGGGCTCGACCTCCCGGGCCACCGGCTGCCCGCGGTCCGGGCCGAGCTGCTGGCTCGGGCCGGACGGCGCGCCGAGGCGCGCACGGCCTACGACGCCGCCATCGGGGCGTGCGAGAACGCCGCCGAGCGCGAGCACCTCCTGGGCCGTCGCGACCGCCTCGACCACGACGCCCGGCCCCCCGGGGCCGCCGGCGCGTAA
- a CDS encoding class F sortase: MSSASSSGPGPRLDGMLAAATTTLLVLCVGLVAWGAVGPGPGAASADRPVVPAAAPVRLVVPSLGIEASVVPVGLSADAVLDPPADATTVGWWDDSARPGAARGQVVITGHTVHTGGGALDAVSTTPGLRGRRIDVRTRAGVQHYRVVRREVLSRDELAAGAQGLFGQDRRDDGGARLVLVTCTDWNGSSYDSNVVVVAEPV; the protein is encoded by the coding sequence GTGTCCTCCGCTAGCAGCAGCGGCCCGGGGCCGCGGCTGGACGGGATGCTCGCGGCGGCGACCACCACCCTGCTCGTGCTCTGCGTCGGCCTCGTGGCGTGGGGCGCGGTCGGCCCGGGCCCCGGCGCGGCGTCGGCGGACCGACCCGTCGTCCCCGCCGCCGCACCGGTGCGCCTGGTGGTGCCCTCACTCGGCATCGAGGCCTCCGTGGTCCCGGTCGGGCTGAGCGCGGACGCCGTCCTCGACCCGCCCGCGGACGCCACCACCGTCGGGTGGTGGGACGACAGCGCCCGCCCGGGCGCCGCCCGCGGCCAGGTCGTCATCACCGGCCACACCGTCCACACCGGCGGCGGTGCCCTCGACGCGGTGAGCACCACCCCGGGCCTGCGCGGCCGGCGCATCGACGTGCGGACCCGCGCCGGCGTCCAGCACTACCGGGTCGTGCGGCGCGAGGTGCTCAGCCGCGACGAGCTCGCCGCGGGCGCCCAGGGCCTCTTCGGTCAGGACCGTCGCGACGACGGCGGTGCCCGGTTGGTGCTGGTCACCTGCACCGACTGGAACGGCAGCTCCTACGACAGCAACGTCGTGGTCGTCGCCGAGCCGGTCTGA